A section of the bacterium genome encodes:
- a CDS encoding NYN domain-containing protein, with protein sequence MRIVIDGYNLIRRIPELRTLDSQDLEVGRNRLAHELSAYRAGKGHQIIVVFDGADSIHLGGGSEKVAGITIRYSARGQSADQVIQKMCREGGAEVVITGDREIIDVAKAAGVTAVSPDLFWNKVQEEMYRRFKGEEDQEEGKRRRGEKGRKLNKDQRKDRGRVDKL encoded by the coding sequence ATGCGAATCGTGATCGACGGCTACAACCTCATAAGGCGCATCCCCGAGCTCAGGACCCTGGACAGCCAGGACCTTGAGGTCGGAAGGAACAGGCTTGCCCATGAGCTTTCCGCCTACCGGGCTGGCAAGGGTCACCAGATAATCGTGGTCTTCGACGGCGCTGATTCTATCCACCTGGGCGGGGGAAGCGAGAAGGTGGCGGGGATCACTATCCGCTATTCAGCCCGGGGTCAAAGTGCCGATCAGGTTATCCAGAAAATGTGCCGGGAAGGCGGTGCAGAGGTTGTCATCACCGGCGACAGAGAGATCATTGACGTTGCGAAGGCGGCAGGGGTGACGGCCGTGTCTCCAGATCTTTTCTGGAACAAGGTTCAGGAGGAAATGTACCGGAGGTTTAAAGGGGAGGAAGATCAGGAAGAGGGGAAGAGGAGAAGAGGAGAAAAGGGGAGGAAGTTAAACAAGGACCAGAGGAAGGATAGGGGGAGAGTGGATAAATTATAA